A single Vicia villosa cultivar HV-30 ecotype Madison, WI unplaced genomic scaffold, Vvil1.0 ctg.006719F_1_1, whole genome shotgun sequence DNA region contains:
- the LOC131643051 gene encoding protein neprosin-like — protein MASAAKDLRKQRSMELVGAIYKNGSTLPTNLTNPRVDDGNVGVSMMSLEGDIIDCVLIHKQPAFNHPLLKGHKLWNPPKKSKGHKQITNLSDSIQSWSLSGEFCPEGTIPIRRRKDKSFERKDISQRYYHATAIVEGGFRGAKANINIWTPSVEKKDEYSAAKIWIISQSFSENIEVGWQVFPGKYGDNKTRFFVYWTADGYNQTGCYNLECPGFIQTNPEIYLERAIDQTSTYNSSQYGWSLRIEQDTDSGHWWLGYGEGHILGYWPSNLFKELKGEAHLVQFGGEVLDINPSGYHTATSMGSGHFAEEGFGKAAYFSNNQVKVSSNNWIDPPEPKYSVDHPKCYNFESWFSSDAGFHFYYGGPGRNGNCLYEYL, from the exons atGGCGTCTGCTGCAAAAGATTTGAGGAAGCAAC GTTCTATGGAATTGGTTGGAGCCATATACAAAAACGGTTCTACTTTGCCAACAAACCTTACCAATCCACGTGTCGATGATGGAAACGTTGGAGTGTCGATGATG AGTCTTGAAGGTGATATTATTGACTGTGTTTTGATTCATAAACAACCAGCTTTTAATCATCCTTTATTAAAAGGACACAAACTAtgg aatcctccaaaaaaatcaaaagggCATAAACAAATAACTAATTTGAGTGATAGCATTCAGTCTTGGAGTTTATCGGGTGAATTTTGTCCAGAAGGAACAATACCaattagaagaagaaaagataaatcttttgaaagaaaagaTATAAGCCAAAGATATTAT CATGCAACTGCAATTGTGGAAGGGGGTTTCAGAGGAGCAAAGGCTAACATAAACATCTGGACCCCCTCAGTGGAAAAGAAAGATGAATATAGTGCGGCTAAAATATGGATTATCTCTCAATCATTTTCAGAAAATATTGAAGTTGGTTGGCAG GTCTTCCCAGGTAAATACGGGGACAACAAGACACGGTTTTTTGTTTATTGGACC GCTGATGGTTATAATCAAACAGGATGCTATAATTTAGAATGTCCGGGTTTTATTCAAACTAACCCGGAAATATATCTTGAAAGGGCAATTGATCAAACTTCCACATATAATAGTAGTCAATATGGTTGGAGCTTAAGGATTGAACAG GATACGGATAGTGGACATTGGTGGCTTGGATATGGAGAAGGACATATACTTGGATACTGGCCATCCAACCTATTCAAAGAATTAAAAGGTGAAGCACATTTAGTTCAATTTGGTGGAGAAGTACTGGATATAAACCCATCAGGGTATCATACTGCCACTTCCATGGGTAGTGGTCATTTTGCTGAAGAGGGTTTTGGAAAAGCTGCATATTTTAGTAATAATCAAGTTAAGGTTTCTTCTAATAATTGGATTGACCCTCCAGAACCCAAATATTCAGTAGATCATCCAAAATGTTATAATTTTGAAAGTTGGTTTAGTTCAGATGCAGGATTCCACTTTTACTATGGTGGACCTGGTAGAAATGGTAATTGTCTTTATGAGTATTTATAA